Part of the Porites lutea chromosome 14, jaPorLute2.1, whole genome shotgun sequence genome, tactcaagtttttttttaatcaatgctgcatttaaaatgttttaatatACCCATTCAAGGACAAAAGGTTAACCTAATGCTCTCTACAATTATCGCTTCTTTGGATGAAACAATAGCTAGCCTTGACCTTGAACAATGTGTATGCATTAATACAACAGGTAAGGTAAGAATTATTCCAAGCTAAGGGAAACGCATGCGCGACAAAAAAATCCGAGAGAAGACTGGAGAGACCGACAGCGGGGTTATTGACAGTTCTTCTATTTCGCGCTTGCTTTTCTATTTGTTCGTTGCGACTGATCTAACTAAGATTCTGGTGATCAATAAACTCAGTGAGTAATTTTTACGTCAGATGGGTAAAGTACTCCTTTTCCGTGGCGAGTTTTGTGGATAGAGTCTTTTCTGTAATGGACTGATAGATGTAAAGTCCTTTTTGAAATAATCTTTCACATGATAGCGACCAAGAGTTCATTACCAAGTAACGCCCACAGGCTACTAACACAAGATAACACGCGACTCAGTTTCAGTCTATTTTCAGATTTGTTTTTCAGCACCATTCATGTGTCTCAAACGTTCCCACAATGCATACGGCAGCTGATCTAATTCTAGATGGAGATCCAACCATGATAGAGTCTAACTAAACGTCCTGTCTCCAGATGTATGACATTGTCATCATATTGTTATTAGCTTAttgttatctattttttttcatagaaattcAAGAGGAAGAACgccaaaggagaaaaatgccGCAAGATCAAGTCCGCCAAGTTACGCTCAACGTTGACCTGGGATATGCTAAGTCAATCCTTGGAATCTGCAAAGTTCTCGAATTTGTAAGTTGTCAATCAATCTTGTCCCAGGGCTTTCCCCTTTATAAAATatgggattgggggaggggggctatTAGTGATATGAATGGGCATCCCCGCTAACCCAAATCGCTAAGGTGATATGAGAAGGGATGCCCATGTCtctagggttttgggaatggggcaTGTCCAAAACgcgggatgcccatatcactgtaacaGGCGCGCCCCTCCagtttttaaggaaaaagcCCCGGGGAGCCATTGCTCACGTGGTGATCACAATTGAAGAATAATAAAAAGCAAAAGTAATgtagaaaacaaagcaaacgaAAAGAAGGTAACCGATAAGGAATTTGCGCCAATCGACCTTTCTCAAACCGGATCAAAGCCTGTTGAATACTGCGGGACAAAATCGAAatcggaagaaaaaaaaatacaactatGGAATACCATCCACAACAGTGCTTTGTTGTTTGCTtaatctttaattttgtttagtttGTTGAACCTGAAAATGTGGAGAGACCCATTTAAGTAACAAAAAGTTGTTTCATAATGTCTTTACTGTCAAAACAACCTTTGCGTTTTGAAATAAACTCTTTACGTCGTTTGGGAGTGCGTTTATTATACCGGCTACGTAGCTCCCTCAGTAACAACGTTTCGTAATGATCTGCCCTCTTTATGCATAGAGAGGTAGCGTGCCCGAGCGGTTAGAACGCTGGAATTGTAACCTGGAATCCCTGAGTTCAATAGCCCCCTAAACGTTAGCTgaatttgttctcggtagtccccTGGTCAACGGCCAACTGGGATTGTAAACCTtgatatgatttatttcaatttttttaatatcatcCAAACATATTTATAACTGTCCATCTAAGCTGCTTTGTATTTTTCTCCTTACCTTAGCATAGTCAATATTGTAATCGGCAATGCCATCTACTCATGAAAATGCcaataaatgttgttgttgtattgttcttttttttaaaagcttttcctGTTAATATCTTGGGCCTGTATGGCTGACTGCTGCGTACTTCCTTCTGGGACGATGTTCAACGGAAGATATGGcttctttctttttgtgttAATTTTTGGCTGGCTTTGTATCATGGTTTTCTATGCTATCTATCTTCTGATGCTAGCGGACAAGTTGATAAAGAAATTCGACTCAAGATTTCTGGTAAGTGGCACAGAAAATATTCAttcgttattgaccaagcgcaAAAAAGAACGAGGCCAAGTTTGGAACAAACCGAACAAGTTTGgtcaaaaaaggatttattaaccttgtccccagggcttttcccttccctggggaagaggttgaggatttattatatggccaaaaagagaactttttcttgCGGGACCACCGCGGGAAATCCCTGAACGGGTAGCCAATTAGAACGCAGAATTCGCTTTATCTTGCCGCTCGTGGATTTTGCTACATAATAAGGCTTAGCATACTGTATGCTATGGTACTGTTTACAATTTCAAAAACTAAGCTATTGGTCTAAAAGAAAAGGCAGCAAAGATTTCAACTGAGTTGATAAGATACTGATTGGCCACCGTAGCTATTGGGGGAACAGGGGGGTCCAAACCTCCCGCCTTCGTTCCTAGCATTTCCGGCTTCCGCCCCTTTTCTTCCTGGATTTATCTCTTAATTAAGCCCTTTGTTCGATTGCGAAATATTAAGTATAAATACGCAATATCCCCCAAACTTCCCCCTTTCCCCTCTTTAATTAATAAGAACTACCATCTCCCGCTCTTTAATCTCCCTCCTTATTCACCCCTTGCGCTCCCTATTATCCTTGGCCCCCCGGCGCCCGCCCGCTccgccccccccaccccccaccagggagatgaaaaaaaaaaacgatgttTCGATCACTAGCACCTTCATCAGAGCGAATCAGTGGATTGTGGGTTGTGTGAGGCTTATACCATTAGGGCTCTGTTCTTGGTGGAAACATGTTAGCGTAAAATTAAGTTGAATGGAAGGCGCGTTAGTTGATTCCTCGGGGATTAAGAGTGCcaatttgaaagaatggtttTTGCTCTAGAATTTTGCAGCTCTCCGTGTTGTCTTGGTGAAGAGAAAAAACCTTAAAGCGTTGGCTGGAAATTGTGTTAAAAGTTGTCCTCGAAAACAGTCCTCCAGTGCAGGCCGACACAGTATCGACCCATGTCCAGTCTCACGCCGAACGTCATAATAACCAATTGACTTGCCACTAATTCTTATTTCAGCTTCTGGGGTTTGAAGTTTTATGGGCGTTGCTGATTCTTATCAGTGCTTCCTTGGTGGGACAGGTCGCTAACTACTACGCGACAGTAGGGACCACGACGTCACAGCTGACGTCACAGTTAAGTCAATTAGGTCAAGCTGGAAGCAAAGCTGCGGCTGATGTTAATGAAAACCTTGGCGTCAGTAAAAGATTTTATCAAACAATGGGGGCTGGTGTGGTAAGTAATGAAGGCAAAACGTCTcactttaaaacaacaaaagttaTAACGgaatagcttttgcgccgggaCGGAAAGTAAAGTGAATTTGAGATGTATCTTTTTGAGCGCCCCAGAACGGAAATAGGCATATGCGCAGGATtcaagaaaaatactttttttcactaaTTTAGTGAGATGTGAATTCGCAGGTTACATCTTCCAAAAGTAGTCTCATAACTCGGTTGGTCAGGGAACACAAAAATCTAAGTAAGACATGTTAGGAGGTCGTGAATTTCAGTTTCGCCGGCGTCTTTTATTACTCCTAGTCAGGAGCCCGATTGAGAACGGAATTACATACTAATTGAACTATTCGCGCGTCGTTGGTCGCCATTTTcacagttttatattttaagatGCGGACGTCGTCGGGAACAGTTGAATATTGCGGGAAAGGCTTAcctaaaaataaactttcttaATGAAACGCCGTTGTGCGAATTGAAGCGAATTGCACGCTCAGGGAGAAGAGCTCCGTGTTCTGATGTATCTAGGAAGAAATCTCAATTCCTTCTACCGATAAGTATTAAAGCGAGTGGCTCAAAACTGCTGACCAATCAAATACAACCTCTTCTTTATAGCACTTTCTATAGCGCCTATTAAAATTTCCCAAAACGAAACTTTTCGTCTTGAACTTAGTACGTGGAAGGCTTAATGCGTATTAAATTTTGCACGCTCTTTTTTTCAGGCGTTCGGATTCTTCGCCCTCGTGGTGTTTATCGTGGATATTGTGGTACTCATTATCAAGATCGTGAAAGCCAGGAGAGGCTCTGCAACGAACCCTGCTCCTGAGTCTTCAGCAAACGGCAACACTGTAAACCCCAaggcttaaaaaaaaactacctGGACGCATACTGAAACATCTGTTGCCCCTCATCGCTCCTCTTCGTTGAAACGTTTCGCGAGAGAAAATGTCTTCTGTCTCGCTAAACGACTTTACAATACGTACCATATCATAGGCGAACACACTATGGCGGGGCTTTTTTATGGGTCATAATATCatctatttcgagaaaggttgtcggaaaaatgtgcacgcgacaatcccgaaaggcaatatgggatatgatcagtACACTagctgttcctgacactgtagctgtcgaacctacttttgttgctttcctttagcacccGCAAACATAAGTCCATGGCTTGTCGTTCCATTCTTTCAAAATTCTTTGAAGAACAGCGAACCCTAAatcacccacaatacctttcgggattgtcacATGCACTTTTTCCGTAtacttttctcgaaatagctgtatacgaCTTCGAATTCAATTTGAATTTTGCTAGTGTGTTTTTCAAAGCGTATGAATATTCGGGCGTATGCAAtttaagctttttgaaaaacatacaAGTGCGAATAAATTCCAAAACTGTGAACAAGGAATGTCGTATGATTACCCTTGAATAATATCAGAAGCATATAATTCtgataatatacatgaaaaaatttacgTGATCAATATTGGCATTTTAGTTCCTTgtttttgcattatgtttcctCATTTTTGTACTGTGTTTACTGAAATCTACattgctctaagccaatcagattcaagAAATGTTTTTCATGTATTTTATCATTACCAAAATAATTCAGGCACAGTCCTGAGGGATTACACCTGTATGAGTTATGATTATTGGATTTCTGTTCTGAGCATTCTAAAGACCAACTAATATTGCCTTGCACTTCAGTTTTTGTCCAGGCTGAAAAAATCACTTCGAGACACTTTTCTCTCTTAGTACTCtccattttcagaaaaaattaGCGCAATAGTTCGCAATAAGTTTCCTCTGGAtaaaattaacaacaacaatggCGAGAAAACAAATGAATCATGCCAAAGGGTACTAGAttagtttatttcttttaaacgTTTTGTGGAAAAAGGTTAAGTGGATAGAGAGTTGATTGAGGTACGCGTATAACGCGCGGAGGATCTTTTGTAGTTATTCTTCTCTAAACCTTCGGGCAAGCTCTTCATTTTGGGGAGTCGCTTGAAGTCTCGCGACTTCACTGCTCGCTAGCGCGTTCTCTCGCCGCTTGTTTTGCGCGCCATGAttgaagagcttgctcgcaggaaACCTGCGATCAGCCGTTTCGCCTGATTGCGGGTTAGCTCGCAGGTTGCTCTTCTCTGAACAAGCATTGAGCAACTGGCGGGTCGTATATGGGTCTTTGTCGTGAGAGAAAAATTTCAATCATCTTGTTTCAATATTTGGGGACCTGAAATAAGACAAATAGTTTTTCGTAGCGTTTTGCTTAAAAAGTACGCGTTTAAAGTGTTTTATGTCTTAGCAATAAGCAGTTTTCTAGTGATTTTTGCGTCCTTGTACTTGTAACTCGCACACATATTAAATGATTATGACTTAAAACTAATCGTGTACTCTAGGcagtcaaaaaaatgtcagtaTTTTACACTCTTGGTTCAGATTGTAAATAAATCAGTTGTAGTACACTGCAGCGTGCCGGAATGCATTATAACGGAGTGGGTaatatcaataaataaattatagttATTCCTCCTACGTGACTACTTCACGGCGTTTTCGGTATGCcaatttattttagaaattttcaaTCAAACGCGCTCAAGCCCAGTTGGGTTTGGTTATATCTATAGAAACGAAAGTAAAACATTAGCACCTAAATATTTTATGGGGATTTTATTGCTTTGGTTTTCTAGAGGACTCTCTACCTGCGCTCTTCTTTCGGAGGAAACTGGTCAATTAATAAACAGGCCCGGAAACGCTATGGCAAGAATACATCAAGTTTGAATGAAATTCTTAGTGTCGTACGTGCAGTCTCATCCTCAGGGCTTTTCCCCGTATCTTAAAAGAACCCTAGGGGTGTTCCTGGGATGATTTGGTACGATCGATGCAAGTCCCGGAGAACGTGCTCAGTAATGTGAAAAAGTGACGTACAATTTCAAAAAACTCGTTctcttcttttctatttttgcGTTGTTAAGGTTTGCTATAAGGACGTCGTTGGCTTGCTGCCCTGTTTGACAGTAAAAGCCTCCATTTGTCCTTTCATGGCGTCTGAGACTTTTTCAAGTCGCTGAAGTCGTCTGCCTGTGCTTAGGTTCTGCGAGCGAAGAGAATCCtgtgaagaaaataaagagaTTATGAAAGAAACAATAGAACATGGTCAACATGCTGAACATGCTTTTATCGAAATCATTATGTTAGGAACAATGACTGCGATGTCGctttaaagtttttttattaaaaagacaGTTTTGGAATAGATTTTAAGCTAGAAAGCAATATCGACACAGCTCTGAAGTCGGGAACAATACTGAACATGTTGttgataattttaaaacaagctCAGGAACAAGTAAACTTGATGTCGTCAAATGAAAATTCGATTCTCTTTCGTTCAAGTTGGGAGTTAAAAACACAATTTTGGACTGAAAttgaaaactttattttgaGAAACACTGCGTGCAAGTGATAGTGGAAACATTATTTATAACAATGCTggcaattaaaagaaaaacaatgtcATGGTGAAATGTCAAAAACATAGAATAGTCCCGCAGACATTTCTTTCCAAGAGCTAAAATTACGCGGGAAAAGTAATTATAACTCGATGTTGCCCATTAATCAGATGTCTTTTACAATTACTACTAAAAGATAAGTCACGGTATGTTcagaactaaaagaaaaaacacgacaaaaagttgtttttaattttatacCGAAAATACCTGTTGTGTGATTGTTTTAGTAACTCCCgaaagaaaatgttttgattaAAGATTTTGAAACTTCGTGTTTTGCATTGTCTGTTATAATTGGAGTTTTCCTATGTGGTAATTAAGCACCTAGTCTTGCGACGAAAACGACGTTAATAATCAGATACTGACTTTGTCTAAACGGTACCCAATTCTCACGAAATTGCCTTTTTTATATCTTATTGTTTCCCGTGCTGTTATTGGAGACATTTTTAACTATTTAATCCAAAACGTTTTAAATTTCTAAATCCTAAATTGTGTATCTATAAACTCCAAATATGCCCTGcacccgttttttttttatttttagaattcgACATAGTCTGTACAACTACTAACAGTATATTTTTGAAACACAGCCTATTATCTTTTCTCCTGCCTTCTGTCAGACAGAAGCAGCTGGTTGGCTGTAGGAAGCTGACTCAAACTATATTTCTAAGAAATATTTATAAGGACATGTACAAGCTTTTGATTTCGTGGCCGAAATCCTTCTCGTGGCCAGTTCTCAAATGGAACCCAGTCTTTGAGGCCCCCTCGTGGTACTATTAATTTTTCAGCACCTTAATAAATGAAACTTAGGAACgtttttgatgaattttgaTCAGTTTCCTTCTATACAAATCTTACCAAGTCGCGTAGAAGCCCTGAAGTTTCTTCCTCTAGTTTTCTTGTGCTTGAACCCATCTGGTTTATAAGCCGGTGAAAACTGGTTTTTGTTCTTTGTGAGTGGTCAGGTTTTCTCGTATCAGTTAAACTTGTTTTACCTATTTCTCCGTCGCTACCGCTCTCGGATGAATAACTTTCAACGCTGAAACTCGCCTGCATTTCGCTTCGCCTTGTTTTTTCGGTATATTCCTTTCCATAAACCATTGTTCAATCGTTATTAGGTAGTTCTTTGAAGACTCGGCTAAATTTTTTGGCGggagaaaaatagtttttttcagtGGGCACGTTAATGCCGCAGCTCTAGTCTGAAATCGTGGTACAAGTGACGCTTTGTTAGAATAATGACCTTGAGCGAGCTGAAAGTTTGATTGAATATTTTATGCCAAATggttaaataatttattactcacgCACGTGGCATGATATGAAGGCAGATAATGAAAGAAATAGCAGTAATATCCTGTCAATAGGAAATGTAAAGTTCTACCTGAATTAAATTTCAAACGAAGTATTGTTCTTTCatagataaagaagaaaatgtaCAGAGGCAAAATCAAGAATAAATAATGTACTTGTACAAAATAACTGACTTGAAAAGCGATAGCAAGCTATAGCTAACTGTCGATAACGGCCTTTTTTTACACCTCTATCTTATCGCagagtttttttgtttgatatttgtGCATAATTAGCAAACCTTACAATTAAAGGGAGAAATTTCCCTCGAATCCTAGGTTTTGATCGGAAAATTGTTATCGGGATAATCATTACTTTGTTTAAGGGTAAATTTCCACTGTCTCGTAATTTTTAATTGCGTACGTGCGGCagtagagagatttagagtcaggTTTTACGGCAGACGTGCCTTTGTACCACGTGACGAAGTTTACTGCTTCTTCACTGTTTTGTttataataattgttttggactgtttttagCTGAAcgttttctattttgaaaaattctcaacttgaatctgacgttaaCTGTTTGCCGTAAATGACACTGCAAAAAAGGTCGCGCTTTAATCAAAAGTGAAACTCAACTCACTCAACTCCACAAAGTACAGTTAACTTTCACGTTTGCgcgcgacctttcatacatttctTGTATTTTATTTACGGAAGTAAAAATTACACGAAAGTAAAACTTTACTGCACGCTATCCCTATTTatcctttttaaaaatcttttcttttgaaatatttcGGCTGTCCTTTCCATTTTTTAGAAGGAAAAGGATGGTTTCAGAAGTATTAACTATAACCAGTTTTCCTGCGCAACCCTGGAAACGAGGGATGTTGAATGTCCAGCGGCTCATTGCAGTATCAAATGACTATTCATGTAGTATACTATGAAATTCAGACGCCATCAAAATATCTTCTTCACTGAGTGCGGTGCAAATTAGCGCGATAAATTGTCCAGAAATATGGGGAAAAGGGACAACCGAGtggtaagaattgttttaaaaaatgtaatcaTTCAATAGAGAGTGTAAAGCAAACCGTTAATCTCACCGAAATTGTGAATATTTCTCATAGAAACCACCTACAAAGCTTCTTGACTTCTTTTAATTTACTTCTCAGGCGCATGTAAACCCTGTTGCAATGGCGAGGTCAAGAGGGCCGCCACCGTCTTCAGGACCAACAATAAGAGATTATCTCAACAGAAATAGGCCAACACTGTGAGTAATAGTACCTTTTCTGTGTAGTTTTGAACGTCTACAAGCACAGAATGATTTAAAAGCAGATTTAGGATATATATCCTCCAACCAACATAACAGCTGGTTATTGTTatctgggccgagttgttcaaaggtGGTTTAagataaccctgggttagtgcgagatttgaattcagataagAAAGCTTataaaacatttcagttttaattccttttgtctacaagtttattattggaagctctaaaaataacagagaaaatgatgtgagaaaatgctttctaacacaagaaaaagaaactaggGTTAAATTTAAACCCCGGATTAAGTGCTAATCGGGAAAAAATGTCCAGCTGTGTGACAATGCGGCAATGCCAGTTATTGTTATCTCTCTTTCAAACATTAATTTGGTGAATACTTGTTTTTATTGGCTGTTTAataccacccagatctgggtagtgcttttaCTAATTGGTCATGCTGTgaggaaaatttgttttaaccaatcagaagcattacCCATATCTtagtagtgacacatcatcaatATATGGAATTTCCAGGTTcctttctcagacatcatttcatgGGGAAACCTGTGTCAggtttttttctcaggctacaagTATGTTTGCTGCATCTGCTACCCAGCCTTGACTGGGACTTGCACTCTACAGtttttttctattgttaaaTTTTTCGTCAGGGAGGAGGTTAAAGAAATGATGAATAAAAGGAAGACAGGATCAGAGACATTAGCTGCCTTTGAAGAGCATTTAAATGAGGTGTCTTTCagtaacctgagaaaacaagcaacattttGCAATGCTTTCAACAGTTCCCTTGCCAAAAATGATGTCTGGGGATGAAATTTTTGTGCTTgttcctcagacatcatttcatgGGGAAACTGTTGGTGGCattgcaaaatgttggctgtttttttttttttcggacaAACTTTCAAAGGCTACTGGacttgaaaaaaacttgaagttcATTTTGTCCATTGGACAAACAGCTCTCAAAGTTTCCTCACCCACAGCAATTGCCCATTttgtgaaacattttttttgtgtatGTGGCTACCTGGACTCTTGCCCATTGTGTGGACAAGTGAGGTTTAGATCTTACTATTTCAGAAGTAAAATTTACTTGTATGAAATGGATAAAACTTTTTTCAAGCTGTGCACCTGTTTTCAATAAACCAGTCCTATGAATATTGTAGTATTGTACAGGCCAAGAGTACTATCAAAAAGTAATAGGCAGGTTTCTTCATCTTCATACTGtgagaaatttgtcttttttgtgcAAGTATAATGCACCCAATGCTGATATTCATATGGCAAGTCATCTCAAAATTTCAGATTGTATTTTTGAAACCCAGTTTTTGGCACAACAAAATTGTTTGTTGATGTCTTCAATTGTACAAAGACAATATTTACGGTGCAAATTTGAACAGTAAAATAGAACTATAATTTGTTAGTTTGTCTAAACAATGGCAATTCCTGTGAAGGCTGGGATAACCTGTTAGTTTAGTAAGGACTGAAACAAGTCCAATCATGTAAGCTGTTTTTACAGCCTGTTGTTTATTATTACTCTGcagaaatttaaaaatgaattaaagaaaaacagagagaaGATACTGGGTGATGCAGAAAGCtcatcaaaaacaaagaaaaaagaggtACGTATTTTTTTATTAGCTGCCACAGGTTTTCACATACCCCTCTTGTTTCGAATGCATGTTCCGAATGAATGTTCTAACTACAGCTGTATGAAATTCCACCATGTTTCAGACCATTTTTTTGTTCTCTGGACGATAATGTCTTTAGCATAACCTATTgtatttttacatattttttagaaaaagaaatctAGTAAGCACCGAAAGAAAAGGGTGAGTTATTGTTCCGGACTACAGGTATAATTATATTAGTTTTCTAAAATGCAGTGCATTATGtgaaaagaaagtaaaatttttgtttctttatatatcttgaatttttttgcggACAGTATATCATGACCATCATCATGATCACtgttttttttcaagttattGTAAGTACCGATATGGAAGAGATGTATGCTATAATAATATTAGGCGAAAGACAGCCTTGGAAAAACAggtcaaatatttttcttttctgtttattttttatgtcaTTAAAAATTTTTCTGAGGAAATGACAGGAGGTACTAGTGAGCTAATCAGGAGGTTCTGCTTGTTTTCTTTCAAGCGCCGTTCTTCATCGCCATCATCAACATCAACTTCTGATAACAGTGAatcagaagaagaaaagaaggtaGGCACTTGACCAAACTGGCTTGTTAGGATAAAATTGCGACAAGTGacaacatggccttgaaacagtgtTTTAAGACTACTCAGGGCTCAAAATTGTGACTGATACAGTTGTCAATGCGACTGAAAATTCTGGTTTAGTCGCCACTTTGGCGACCAGATTTCTCTATGATTtggatttaaattaaaagagtaaagttataacaaagatttcatcttttcttgctttgcttttgtcataaaaaatgtgccaaatcacataaacaaagccagtttGCGTGTACCTCCAAATTTATACCAACTTGGATCGCACCATACTATGAGCTGCATCATTTACTTTATACAAACTGGCAACTAAAAAAATACATCTGGCGACTATATTTCTCCAGTTGGTTGCCAAAAGGTGacctgaggatttttttaattgtgAGCCCTGCTACTGTAAAGGAAATGGATACTAATGACATAAAGATGGGTTGAAAACCAACAGGGCCATATTAAAAATTGATAGTTTAGTGATTTTTCAGCTCTTCAGTGTATAGTGCTGTGCAAATTTAACTTATTCCATCAGAAACGCAACAGTAACATGATCAGGCTTTTTGATGGGAAAATGTGATCTGTTCATTGCACCAAGTCAAATCAAATTGCTGTAGTGTTGACCAGTGTTAGTTCAAGTTTTTACCAattagacaaaaaagaaaagctaaTGGGATGGCATCTGGGTGGAGTTccaagaaccagaattcgagttatccaaGTAAAAATGACTGCCAAAAGTcgggtgaaatccaagggaaattggACTTAGTTCAAGTTAGCGGGGAGTTCAATAAATTTATCTGAGTTTGAGTTAttggggttctactgtatttatCTATTGACTTTAGCTTTTGgttttcttgcttttcttgTGTACTTTC contains:
- the LOC140924379 gene encoding uncharacterized protein yields the protein MPQDQVRQVTLNVDLGYAKSILGICKVLEFLFLLISWACMADCCVLPSGTMFNGRYGFFLFVLIFGWLCIMVFYAIYLLMLADKLIKKFDSRFLLLGFEVLWALLILISASLVGQVANYYATVGTTTSQLTSQLSQLGQAGSKAAADVNENLGVSKRFYQTMGAGVAFGFFALVVFIVDIVVLIIKIVKARRGSATNPAPESSANGNTVNPKA
- the LOC140924221 gene encoding protein FAM133B-like, whose translation is MGKRDNRVAHVNPVAMARSRGPPPSSGPTIRDYLNRNRPTLEEVKEMMNKRKTGSETLAAFEEHLNEKFKNELKKNREKILGDAESSSKTKKKEKKKSSKHRKKRRRSSSPSSTSTSDNSESEEEKKKRRKSKKRKKRKRTEADRDAEEPKIKRRKKKYRDDDELSSS